In Oceaniferula flava, one genomic interval encodes:
- a CDS encoding Gfo/Idh/MocA family protein, whose translation MRERKDLSLGLIGCGVWGRVILRDLLSLGVRVHVIEANAEAAAKVQGAHQVSAELHELGAVDGVIVATPATTHAEVITALDAQGSEAPIFCEKPLADNSSGAQVLLDREGPPLFVMHIWCFHPGVRTLKELYQQGLIGELTQIRSARCNWTSPRRDVDTLANLAPHDLSIFQYILGELPEPSSAMAEEIDGQVVGCTVFFKNSDGADCLLDVSNRYAKKRREVRLHGSEGVLVLPDDTAGVVQHIAAGGFIEADSTTDYVYASVSALITELEAFLDALISGDFSSLCSVRGGAEVVFTIDTIRKHILGG comes from the coding sequence ATGAGAGAAAGAAAAGACCTAAGCTTGGGGTTAATCGGTTGTGGTGTATGGGGGCGCGTGATCCTGCGCGATTTGCTGAGCTTGGGCGTGCGAGTGCACGTTATCGAGGCGAACGCCGAAGCCGCTGCCAAAGTGCAAGGAGCTCATCAGGTGTCGGCTGAGCTTCATGAGTTAGGTGCGGTGGATGGTGTGATTGTCGCCACGCCTGCGACGACTCATGCCGAGGTGATCACGGCACTGGATGCGCAAGGCTCTGAAGCACCTATTTTCTGTGAGAAACCATTGGCGGACAACTCTAGCGGCGCGCAAGTTTTGCTAGATCGTGAGGGGCCTCCTTTATTTGTGATGCACATCTGGTGCTTTCATCCTGGAGTTCGTACACTCAAAGAGCTGTATCAGCAGGGGCTCATTGGGGAACTCACGCAAATCCGCAGTGCGCGTTGTAATTGGACAAGTCCGCGAAGAGATGTCGATACCTTGGCCAACCTTGCACCGCACGATTTATCTATTTTCCAATATATCCTTGGCGAGCTTCCAGAGCCTAGTTCAGCGATGGCGGAGGAGATCGATGGTCAAGTGGTCGGGTGCACGGTGTTTTTTAAGAACTCGGATGGGGCAGACTGCCTGCTCGATGTTTCTAACCGATATGCCAAAAAGCGAAGAGAGGTCAGGCTCCATGGCAGTGAAGGTGTGTTGGTTTTACCTGATGATACCGCGGGTGTGGTTCAACATATTGCTGCCGGAGGCTTTATTGAAGCTGATAGCACAACAGACTACGTCTATGCATCGGTATCGGCCTTGATCACTGAACTTGAGGCGTTTCTGGATGCCCTGATCAGTGGGGACTTTAGTTCGTTGTGCTCAGTGAGAGGTGGCGCGGAGGTCGTTTTCACGATTGACACGATCAGGAAACATATACTAGGTGGATAG
- a CDS encoding right-handed parallel beta-helix repeat-containing protein, translating into MKNSSIPPHSRRKQLLSSISLMLGLMMAGLVQAESKVTVQSLEELRQAVTKSDQAVVLAAGDYNLADLSKKNRYVEVSGSNNKIDLTGVMLEAPVGSTKSCYFRVTGDHNMIKGGTFEDTYENGLQEVKDFSQYNMERRKLASGLRGDPVVKVSGDHNQIHGLKLTVRGSFPYGYGSIYGIGRDNVFGLDKRCGILLTGRHNMLQRCEIQMRAFGHGIYMQAPADHSVIKHCYVEGRMRASKELYAETHAKDLPKRSKYRSDGRPIPRDVMLPLSEDGIRSYARSGHVTVENCRVKQMRGGVRLYLARSATVKDTIAIDCGATNFNMPKKGKVSGSFGNFSYAPLSDFRLSRSVQDLDITIIRSPEIVGPHNLADIQGDKHKIIFRRQPGAEDENLRPIVVTGKGSNIINATEYPIILESSSSGNTILSSGEVTDRGKNNKVTIRKP; encoded by the coding sequence ATGAAGAACTCCTCAATTCCCCCCCATTCACGGCGTAAACAACTCCTCTCCAGCATCAGCCTCATGCTCGGCTTGATGATGGCTGGGCTGGTTCAAGCCGAGAGCAAAGTGACCGTGCAAAGTCTCGAAGAGCTGCGTCAAGCTGTAACCAAGAGCGATCAGGCGGTCGTTCTCGCTGCGGGCGACTACAACCTTGCGGACCTTTCGAAAAAAAATCGTTACGTTGAAGTCAGCGGTTCTAACAATAAGATTGACCTCACTGGAGTCATGCTGGAAGCGCCTGTGGGCTCGACGAAATCCTGCTATTTCCGCGTGACCGGAGATCACAATATGATCAAAGGGGGTACTTTCGAAGACACCTACGAGAACGGCTTGCAGGAGGTGAAGGATTTCAGCCAATATAATATGGAACGCAGGAAGCTAGCGAGCGGACTGCGTGGCGACCCAGTGGTGAAAGTCTCAGGCGATCACAACCAGATCCACGGCCTGAAGCTCACGGTACGTGGATCTTTTCCTTATGGCTATGGCAGCATTTACGGCATCGGTCGCGATAATGTGTTTGGCTTGGATAAACGCTGCGGCATTTTGCTCACTGGCAGGCACAACATGCTGCAACGCTGTGAGATTCAGATGCGTGCATTTGGCCACGGCATCTACATGCAAGCTCCGGCCGATCATTCAGTGATCAAGCATTGCTACGTCGAGGGGCGGATGCGTGCGAGCAAGGAGCTCTACGCGGAGACTCATGCGAAGGATCTGCCGAAGCGATCCAAATACCGCAGCGATGGCCGACCGATCCCACGCGATGTGATGCTGCCACTTTCCGAGGATGGGATCCGTTCCTATGCCCGCAGTGGTCACGTGACGGTGGAAAACTGCCGGGTGAAACAGATGCGGGGAGGTGTGCGCCTGTACTTGGCCCGATCCGCCACCGTCAAGGACACCATTGCGATCGATTGTGGAGCCACCAATTTCAACATGCCGAAAAAAGGAAAGGTCTCCGGATCGTTTGGCAATTTTTCCTACGCACCGCTCAGCGACTTTCGTTTATCCCGCTCGGTGCAGGATCTGGACATCACGATTATTCGGTCGCCCGAAATCGTCGGTCCGCACAACCTCGCGGATATTCAAGGAGACAAGCACAAGATTATTTTCCGTCGGCAGCCGGGGGCGGAGGATGAAAACCTGCGACCGATCGTGGTGACCGGAAAAGGCTCCAACATTATCAATGCCACGGAGTACCCGATCATTCTCGAATCCAGTTCCAGCGGCAACACCATCCTCAGCAGTGGGGAAGTGACGGATCGAGGGAAAAATAACAAGGTTACCATCCGCAAGCCCTAA
- a CDS encoding polysaccharide biosynthesis/export family protein, with protein MIKLFRKVNLLAIVFAVLSLHTPAFAAKIKSGDAVQLSLRGVPAAEQVKVNGEYRVRESGNIRIPIINQNVMAAGKTPEQVERSIEAALINAGIYTAPTISLQVIEGEKVLVQKVLSVGGQVKKPGRVQFREGMTLAEAIQQAGDRTPFASKFLYLTRRNSEGKLMRHKYNFTDAKVQTLKVYPNDLINVPQRIGLFDRG; from the coding sequence ATGATAAAACTATTTAGAAAAGTTAACTTGTTGGCGATCGTCTTCGCCGTGCTATCGCTCCACACGCCCGCCTTCGCAGCGAAGATTAAATCTGGCGATGCGGTTCAGCTTTCTCTCCGAGGTGTGCCGGCGGCTGAGCAGGTGAAGGTCAACGGGGAATACCGCGTCCGTGAATCTGGCAACATCCGGATTCCGATCATCAATCAGAATGTGATGGCCGCGGGAAAAACTCCCGAGCAGGTCGAGCGCAGCATTGAAGCGGCACTAATTAATGCCGGAATCTACACGGCTCCAACGATCTCGCTGCAGGTGATTGAGGGGGAGAAGGTCTTGGTGCAAAAGGTCCTCAGTGTGGGTGGACAGGTGAAAAAACCGGGTCGGGTGCAATTCCGCGAAGGTATGACCTTGGCCGAGGCGATCCAGCAGGCAGGCGATCGCACGCCATTTGCCAGCAAGTTCCTTTACCTGACTCGGAGAAACAGCGAGGGTAAACTGATGCGTCATAAGTATAATTTCACGGATGCTAAAGTGCAGACGTTGAAGGTTTACCCCAATGATCTGATTAATGTGCCGCAGCGGATCGGACTATTCGATCGAGGTTAG
- the hemL gene encoding glutamate-1-semialdehyde 2,1-aminomutase: MKRDISSKLFKAAKQVIPGGVNSPVRAFKNVDGDPFFVRRAMGCRIEDVDGNEMIDYVGTWGPAILGHAPECVVEAVQSAAKEGVSFGTPNPYEVDMAETIVDWVPSVEKVRMVNSGTEATMSAIRLARGFTGRDKVIKFVGCYHGHVDSLLVAAGSGALTHGKPDSAGVPASFAAETIILPYNDIEKVNAVFAEMGDQIAAVIVESYPANAGLIFPKEGYLQGLRDITAKHGAVFIFDEVMTGFRVAKGGVQELEGITPDLTAMGKVIGGGLPVGAFGGKAEIMDYLAPDGPVYQAGTLSGNPLAMAAGLAQLREMERQDGYAKLDQLGARLEAGVRALLQEKSLDYQFNRVGSMFCLFFTGEEIVDLDSVMTADTAAFRKFFTEMLEQGVYTAPSPYETGFISVSHGEAEIDRTLEAMSAALAKI, from the coding sequence ATGAAAAGAGATATTTCCAGCAAGTTGTTCAAGGCTGCCAAGCAGGTGATCCCCGGAGGTGTGAATTCCCCGGTCAGAGCATTCAAAAATGTCGATGGCGACCCGTTTTTCGTCCGTCGCGCCATGGGCTGTCGCATCGAGGATGTCGACGGCAATGAAATGATCGATTACGTCGGCACCTGGGGGCCCGCGATCTTGGGCCACGCTCCCGAGTGTGTGGTGGAGGCTGTGCAGTCGGCCGCGAAGGAAGGGGTGTCGTTCGGCACCCCCAACCCCTACGAGGTGGACATGGCGGAAACAATCGTCGATTGGGTGCCGTCGGTGGAAAAAGTCCGCATGGTGAACTCCGGAACCGAAGCGACGATGAGCGCCATTCGACTGGCTCGCGGGTTTACCGGTCGCGACAAGGTGATTAAATTTGTCGGTTGCTACCACGGTCACGTCGATAGCCTCTTGGTTGCCGCCGGATCGGGAGCGCTCACCCACGGCAAGCCTGATTCTGCCGGTGTGCCTGCCTCCTTTGCCGCGGAAACCATCATCCTGCCCTACAACGACATCGAAAAGGTGAATGCTGTATTTGCCGAGATGGGCGATCAGATTGCCGCCGTGATTGTGGAAAGTTACCCCGCCAATGCCGGCTTGATTTTCCCCAAGGAAGGATACCTGCAGGGCCTCCGTGACATCACCGCGAAACATGGTGCGGTGTTTATTTTTGACGAAGTCATGACTGGCTTCCGCGTGGCCAAAGGTGGGGTGCAAGAGCTGGAAGGTATTACTCCCGACCTCACAGCCATGGGCAAAGTTATCGGCGGCGGATTGCCGGTCGGCGCCTTCGGCGGCAAGGCGGAGATTATGGATTACTTGGCGCCGGACGGTCCAGTCTACCAAGCCGGCACCCTCAGTGGTAACCCGCTGGCCATGGCGGCAGGTTTGGCCCAGCTGCGCGAGATGGAACGCCAAGACGGCTATGCGAAATTGGACCAGCTGGGCGCCCGACTGGAAGCCGGCGTGCGTGCGCTGCTGCAGGAGAAGTCACTGGATTACCAATTCAACCGGGTCGGCTCGATGTTCTGCCTGTTCTTCACCGGGGAGGAAATTGTCGACCTGGACTCCGTCATGACCGCGGACACGGCGGCATTCCGCAAATTCTTCACCGAGATGCTGGAGCAGGGTGTTTACACCGCACCAAGCCCCTACGAAACCGGCTTCATCTCCGTGTCGCACGGCGAAGCTGAGATTGATCGGACGCTCGAAGCTATGTCGGCGGCCTTGGCGAAAATCTAA
- the tsf gene encoding translation elongation factor Ts: MITASAVQELRKITNAGMMACKKALTETEGDMDAAVKLLREKGIVKSAGRSDRETSEGLVSAHVSECGKSGLLAEVNCETDFVAKNEDFGAFVTDITKTIAESDAADAEAAAAVSYADGTVQDALGAKFTELGEVIKIKRVARYNLEGNGAIDSYIHMGGKVGVLLELGAEKEETASNEAFQQLSRDICLHIAALNPAGLSRDDIDASTIEEENEINRKQLEAEGKPAEIIEKILIGKINKYFSESCLIDQAFVKDDKVSVKQQLAAVGKEIGDTLTIRRFARFNIGA, encoded by the coding sequence ATGATCACCGCATCCGCTGTTCAAGAGCTCCGCAAAATCACCAACGCAGGCATGATGGCCTGTAAGAAAGCCCTCACCGAAACTGAAGGCGACATGGACGCCGCCGTGAAACTCCTCCGCGAGAAAGGCATCGTCAAATCCGCCGGTCGTTCCGATCGCGAAACATCCGAAGGCCTTGTGTCCGCTCACGTTTCCGAGTGTGGCAAGAGCGGCCTGCTCGCTGAAGTCAACTGCGAGACCGACTTCGTTGCTAAAAACGAAGACTTCGGCGCATTTGTCACCGACATCACCAAAACCATCGCCGAATCCGACGCCGCTGACGCCGAGGCAGCTGCTGCTGTTTCCTACGCTGACGGCACCGTGCAAGACGCACTGGGCGCCAAGTTCACCGAGCTCGGTGAAGTGATCAAGATCAAGCGTGTCGCTCGTTACAACCTCGAAGGCAACGGCGCCATCGACAGCTACATCCACATGGGTGGCAAAGTCGGCGTCCTCCTCGAACTTGGTGCCGAGAAAGAAGAGACCGCTTCCAACGAAGCCTTCCAACAGCTTTCACGCGACATCTGCCTGCACATCGCAGCACTCAACCCAGCCGGCCTGAGCCGCGACGACATCGACGCCTCCACCATCGAGGAAGAGAACGAAATCAACCGCAAGCAGCTCGAAGCTGAAGGCAAGCCTGCCGAGATCATCGAAAAGATCCTCATCGGCAAGATCAACAAGTACTTCTCCGAGTCCTGCCTGATCGACCAAGCCTTCGTCAAAGACGACAAGGTCAGCGTCAAGCAGCAGCTCGCAGCTGTCGGCAAAGAGATCGGTGACACCCTCACCATCCGTCGCTTCGCCCGCTTCAACATCGGAGCGTAA
- a CDS encoding dTDP-4-dehydrorhamnose 3,5-epimerase family protein encodes MKSYLVKGQVIEGVDLANCQMHKDDRGSFTEVFQDSWGTAIDPCQWSVVSSEANVFRGCHIHLRHDEYFCLLSGEASVGLRDERPDSPTFGHWQLYRLFGADLAALTFPVGIVHGWYFHTPSMHLQAVSESYVDYGADDNIGVHWADPALEIPWEFSDPVIAQRAAEFGSLENLRSEVEALRGSMS; translated from the coding sequence ATGAAATCATATTTAGTTAAAGGGCAAGTTATTGAAGGTGTCGATCTCGCCAACTGTCAGATGCATAAGGATGATCGAGGTTCCTTTACCGAAGTATTTCAAGATTCTTGGGGGACGGCAATTGACCCGTGTCAGTGGAGTGTTGTTAGTTCTGAGGCGAATGTTTTCCGTGGTTGCCACATCCACTTGAGGCACGACGAGTATTTTTGTCTTTTGTCAGGTGAGGCATCAGTCGGTTTGCGCGATGAACGCCCTGACTCTCCGACCTTTGGTCATTGGCAGCTGTATCGATTATTTGGTGCGGATCTGGCGGCTCTAACTTTCCCTGTAGGAATTGTGCACGGTTGGTATTTCCACACGCCATCGATGCATTTGCAGGCGGTCTCAGAGAGTTATGTTGACTACGGGGCTGACGACAACATTGGGGTGCACTGGGCTGATCCAGCGTTGGAAATTCCATGGGAATTTTCTGACCCGGTGATTGCGCAACGTGCAGCCGAGTTTGGTTCGCTCGAGAATCTCCGATCTGAAGTCGAAGCATTAAGAGGGAGCATGAGTTAG
- a CDS encoding glycosyltransferase family 2 protein, which produces MKATILLPTTADRGPVLQHAVTSVRRQTMKEWELFIVGDGVSEETRACAEALVASDSRVRFFDFPKDESRGELNRHALLSNEAQGEVVGYLCDRDLYLENHLELMFRELQSCDMAHSMLTVLRDDGEIRHLNSPDTSLAPAERARAARQQEMIKIPLSFVMHRLDAYKKLPHGWRVTPTGLFTDSYMWQQFYACDWLRTSTVWFPTVVYLKRGNFPGLSTPERAAESRKYIELYGVPGGSADYQAAVNKSILDQRARYDQRILKYKRRSQPIWKRFFKS; this is translated from the coding sequence ATGAAGGCTACGATTCTACTGCCCACTACCGCGGATCGTGGCCCTGTGCTTCAACATGCGGTGACCAGTGTGCGGCGCCAGACGATGAAGGAATGGGAGCTGTTCATTGTCGGTGATGGTGTGAGCGAAGAGACTCGTGCATGTGCTGAAGCTTTGGTCGCCAGTGATTCAAGGGTTCGCTTTTTCGATTTCCCCAAAGATGAATCGCGGGGGGAGCTGAACAGGCATGCATTGCTCTCGAATGAGGCGCAAGGTGAGGTTGTGGGTTATCTTTGTGACCGTGATTTGTATTTAGAAAACCACCTTGAGCTCATGTTCCGCGAGTTACAGTCCTGTGATATGGCTCACTCGATGTTGACGGTGCTACGAGACGATGGAGAAATCCGCCACCTTAATTCGCCGGACACCTCATTGGCACCTGCGGAAAGGGCCCGGGCGGCTAGGCAACAGGAGATGATCAAGATCCCTCTATCTTTTGTAATGCATCGCTTAGATGCCTACAAAAAGCTGCCTCATGGCTGGCGCGTGACACCTACAGGATTGTTTACTGATAGCTACATGTGGCAGCAGTTCTATGCTTGCGACTGGCTGCGCACATCCACGGTTTGGTTCCCTACCGTGGTTTATTTGAAAAGGGGCAATTTCCCGGGGCTCTCCACCCCCGAGAGGGCGGCAGAGTCTCGCAAGTATATCGAGCTGTATGGGGTGCCGGGAGGGAGCGCAGACTATCAGGCTGCCGTGAACAAATCCATTCTCGATCAGAGAGCTCGTTATGATCAACGGATCTTGAAATACAAACGGCGGTCACAGCCGATCTGGAAGCGCTTTTTCAAATCGTAA
- the rpsB gene encoding 30S ribosomal protein S2 has translation MVNELINEMVDAGVHYGHQTRKWNPKMKPYLMKDKGGIYIINLEETVKCLDKASDFLGELSSKGKKVLFVGCKRQAQDAVREAAEAIGQHYVNHRWLGGTLTNLATIRRSVERLKYLEDIEKSPDFKKMSKKELSALGRERDKLLRNLRGVRDMENLPAAMVIVDSARETIAVAEARRLNIPVIAIVDTNADPGVIDYPIPGNDDATRSIRLILQNLVDSIAVKKD, from the coding sequence ATGGTCAACGAACTGATTAACGAAATGGTAGACGCTGGTGTTCATTACGGACACCAGACCCGCAAATGGAACCCGAAAATGAAGCCTTACCTCATGAAGGACAAAGGCGGGATCTACATCATCAACCTCGAGGAAACTGTGAAGTGCCTCGACAAAGCATCCGATTTCCTCGGTGAGCTCTCCAGCAAAGGCAAGAAAGTCCTCTTCGTTGGCTGCAAGCGCCAAGCCCAAGACGCCGTTCGCGAAGCTGCTGAAGCCATTGGCCAGCACTACGTGAATCACCGCTGGCTCGGTGGCACCCTCACCAACCTCGCCACCATCCGCCGCTCTGTTGAGCGCCTGAAATACCTCGAAGACATCGAGAAGTCCCCTGACTTCAAGAAAATGTCCAAGAAGGAACTCTCCGCTCTCGGCCGTGAGCGCGATAAGCTTCTGCGCAACCTCCGTGGTGTGCGCGACATGGAAAACCTTCCTGCCGCCATGGTCATCGTCGACTCCGCTCGTGAGACCATCGCTGTCGCCGAAGCCCGCCGCTTGAACATCCCAGTGATCGCCATCGTCGATACCAATGCCGACCCAGGCGTGATCGACTACCCGATTCCCGGTAACGACGATGCTACCCGCTCGATCCGTCTGATCCTTCAGAACCTGGTCGACTCCATCGCCGTCAAAAAAGACTAA
- a CDS encoding PEP-CTERM sorting domain-containing protein yields the protein MTIQIRTKIELALSAAALLTLGSATASTVIVEETFGGAGGALDSSTAETFDAGVGAAGGSSAWVSSDTFFDDGSVVVGTSAISSAYLNLGSYINDTKGSANGVFILTMTIGDVTGSGNTWLSMGFSALNEPSTTSHFLNQQGTGSIILRGSGELDMWGGPGGSVAIDGPDGNAGDRTLTVTVDLSDYNGVDNFGSVTWTDSQIAGVLASHDYASDVDFSSIYISEANGTLSTLSGLSLTQVPEPSSVALLGLGSLSMMFRRRK from the coding sequence ATGACTATTCAGATACGAACAAAAATTGAACTCGCGTTGTCTGCTGCGGCACTTCTGACCCTTGGGTCGGCCACAGCAAGCACCGTGATCGTCGAGGAGACATTCGGCGGTGCCGGTGGAGCGCTTGACAGCAGCACGGCTGAGACCTTCGACGCGGGGGTCGGCGCGGCAGGCGGCTCGAGTGCTTGGGTTTCCTCCGATACGTTTTTCGACGATGGCTCGGTTGTCGTTGGGACCTCGGCGATCTCATCGGCCTACCTCAACCTCGGAAGCTACATCAACGATACCAAAGGCTCCGCCAATGGGGTCTTTATCCTAACAATGACCATCGGGGATGTCACTGGCTCCGGTAATACATGGCTCTCCATGGGGTTTTCCGCACTCAACGAGCCGTCGACTACCAGCCATTTTTTAAACCAGCAGGGCACGGGTTCGATTATTTTACGAGGCTCGGGTGAATTGGATATGTGGGGTGGTCCGGGTGGCTCTGTGGCTATCGACGGTCCGGACGGGAACGCTGGGGATCGCACTCTGACAGTTACCGTGGATCTGTCCGATTACAATGGGGTTGATAATTTTGGTTCGGTGACTTGGACCGATAGCCAAATTGCCGGAGTGCTGGCGAGTCATGATTACGCCTCGGATGTCGACTTCAGTTCGATTTACATCTCCGAGGCCAATGGAACGCTCAGCACCCTCAGCGGTCTGAGCCTGACGCAAGTTCCCGAGCCAAGTTCTGTGGCGCTTTTGGGGCTTGGATCTCTCTCCATGATGTTCCGCCGGCGGAAATAG
- a CDS encoding SHD1 domain-containing protein, which produces MKCRSLFLCCLIVNSVLHAASPTEMREWQTSSGHKAEASALQVEDGTVHLKMGNGKLVKLAMDKLVESDQKFLQKHFAIPDATEPAAGSDAKPAEGLAYPLGQMQGPVDAGGGASYFVYLPKSLKQDRPAPLIFFCAPWGAKKPGFIKGMTDVADRFGWVVALSVNSSNAHSMKKNSDFCKKSLDHLFGTLPLDEKRVHYAGHSGGGAQSYVNASFRPAYGVMPSAGYVLSGVKPRAEVVYAIGGGYDFNRYTTANAVAGFKKNGFHRISPKGHPRAANSYREDGVFWMACRYLGEQKSEHLEEAKDFERAALIWLKELQESHSMRAYSNAMVFKEYYQPEGHNGRALELLIKELEKTPDNKLYHEALHALDEFSDKYLAGSVVGSAMNRVDPKVARGTEKLRESYGHIPEIAAILDALNKKTDSLKK; this is translated from the coding sequence ATGAAATGTCGCTCGCTTTTCCTTTGCTGTCTGATTGTCAACTCTGTGCTCCACGCGGCCAGCCCCACTGAGATGCGCGAGTGGCAGACGAGCTCTGGCCACAAGGCTGAGGCTTCTGCCTTGCAGGTGGAGGACGGCACGGTTCATTTGAAAATGGGCAATGGTAAATTGGTCAAGCTGGCGATGGACAAGCTGGTCGAGAGTGATCAGAAATTTTTGCAGAAGCATTTTGCGATCCCTGATGCGACCGAGCCGGCAGCAGGCAGCGATGCGAAACCGGCGGAGGGTTTGGCCTATCCCCTGGGTCAAATGCAAGGCCCGGTCGACGCTGGTGGAGGGGCGTCTTACTTCGTCTATCTGCCGAAAAGTTTGAAGCAGGATCGTCCCGCGCCGTTGATCTTTTTCTGTGCTCCCTGGGGAGCCAAGAAGCCGGGGTTTATAAAAGGCATGACGGATGTTGCGGACCGTTTTGGCTGGGTGGTGGCCCTGTCCGTAAATTCATCGAATGCCCACAGCATGAAGAAGAACAGCGATTTCTGTAAAAAAAGCTTAGACCACCTTTTCGGAACCTTGCCGCTGGATGAAAAACGCGTTCATTACGCCGGTCATTCCGGTGGTGGTGCCCAATCATATGTCAATGCCAGCTTCAGACCTGCCTACGGTGTGATGCCAAGCGCTGGTTATGTGTTGTCCGGCGTTAAACCTCGTGCGGAAGTGGTCTATGCGATTGGCGGCGGATATGATTTCAACCGTTATACGACCGCTAATGCGGTAGCCGGTTTCAAAAAGAATGGCTTCCACCGCATCAGCCCCAAAGGGCACCCACGCGCAGCAAATAGCTACAGAGAGGACGGCGTTTTTTGGATGGCCTGTCGATATCTTGGTGAGCAAAAAAGCGAGCACCTCGAAGAAGCCAAAGATTTTGAGCGCGCCGCACTGATCTGGCTGAAAGAGCTGCAGGAAAGCCATTCTATGCGAGCCTATTCGAATGCCATGGTGTTCAAAGAATACTATCAACCGGAGGGACACAATGGTCGGGCTCTGGAACTGCTGATTAAAGAACTGGAAAAGACACCCGACAATAAACTCTACCATGAAGCCCTGCATGCTCTGGATGAATTTTCCGATAAATATCTGGCAGGATCCGTTGTCGGGTCGGCGATGAATCGTGTTGATCCGAAGGTGGCCAGGGGGACGGAAAAACTCAGGGAGAGCTACGGTCACATCCCCGAGATCGCAGCCATTCTGGATGCTTTGAATAAAAAAACGGACTCGCTGAAAAAATAA
- a CDS encoding vitamin K epoxide reductase family protein — MKTNQDLSTKWKVVIAVLAILAAGLSLWLTIEKLNGSISALAGCGGGSDCANVLGSKWSMVFGVIPVSVFSLILYLGVLASVVMRGELVSWYRQLAAWLVLAAAVWFCVLQIVALESICKYCMTMHAVGFLLAAAILLADFKNRGRFLRQSAALVPCALMLVAALALMQYFGPAPQSHQLEEISLGKVDDEAESSDVHAQGDGRLVKFFDGGKAYRVDALPHIGRPDAEHVLVKYYDYTCDACRGLHENLNGLLEKYPDKICIVLLPAPINQKCNPYLPEGVKDQPMACEFAQLGLAVWQADRTKFAEFHHWLFENNQVPVEAAEAMAASLVGDAEFNWENNPWIQSILKQDAADYKEFAQKTPVMPKLLIKKAVMMQGNTRSAKELEQMLQNQLGIR, encoded by the coding sequence ATGAAGACAAACCAGGATCTGAGCACAAAATGGAAGGTGGTGATTGCCGTTCTGGCAATACTTGCTGCCGGCTTGAGCCTTTGGCTGACGATTGAAAAACTGAATGGCTCGATCAGCGCCCTAGCTGGCTGTGGCGGAGGTAGCGACTGCGCCAATGTGCTGGGTAGTAAGTGGTCGATGGTCTTTGGAGTCATTCCTGTTTCGGTTTTTTCCCTTATCCTCTATTTGGGAGTTCTCGCAAGCGTCGTCATGCGAGGTGAGCTGGTGAGTTGGTACAGGCAGCTTGCAGCCTGGCTGGTGCTTGCCGCCGCAGTTTGGTTTTGTGTGTTGCAGATCGTAGCGCTGGAAAGTATCTGCAAATACTGCATGACCATGCATGCGGTGGGTTTCCTGCTGGCGGCTGCGATCTTGCTGGCTGATTTCAAGAATAGAGGCCGCTTCCTTCGGCAGTCGGCCGCCCTGGTTCCCTGCGCTCTCATGCTAGTGGCAGCTCTTGCGCTGATGCAATACTTTGGCCCCGCGCCCCAAAGCCACCAACTGGAAGAGATCAGCTTGGGCAAAGTTGATGACGAAGCGGAATCCAGCGACGTTCATGCCCAGGGCGATGGGCGGCTGGTGAAGTTTTTTGATGGAGGCAAAGCCTATCGAGTGGATGCTTTGCCGCACATTGGTCGACCGGATGCAGAGCATGTGCTGGTGAAATACTACGATTACACCTGTGATGCCTGCCGTGGGCTACACGAGAATCTGAATGGCCTGCTGGAAAAATACCCGGACAAAATTTGCATCGTGTTATTGCCTGCGCCAATTAATCAAAAGTGCAATCCTTACCTGCCGGAGGGAGTGAAGGATCAGCCCATGGCCTGTGAATTTGCCCAATTGGGTTTGGCTGTTTGGCAGGCAGATCGAACGAAATTCGCTGAGTTTCATCACTGGCTTTTCGAAAACAATCAAGTTCCTGTCGAAGCCGCAGAAGCGATGGCAGCAAGCTTGGTGGGAGATGCTGAGTTCAATTGGGAAAACAATCCGTGGATCCAATCGATACTCAAACAGGATGCTGCGGATTACAAAGAGTTCGCCCAAAAAACTCCGGTGATGCCTAAGTTGCTGATCAAAAAGGCCGTCATGATGCAGGGAAATACCCGCTCGGCTAAGGAACTTGAGCAGATGTTGCAGAACCAGTTAGGTATTAGATGA